The Peptostreptococcaceae bacterium nucleotide sequence TTTTCATAAACCGCATCGCCTTTTTCATAACTAAGTCTCGAAAACATTATGTCTCTCTCATCAACCTTTTTCATGAGAATCCCCTTTCTATAAATACTATAATTATTATACATTATCATATCAAATGCTAAAAGGGATGGATTTTCAGAAAGCGTCTCACTATGCCTTTTAGCACTCCTTAAAAATATCAAAAAAAGTCACCGATAACTATCGGTGACCGAAAACTACTTTTATGCCATTCTAACTGCATTCATTGGGCAAACCTTAATGCACGCTCCACATCCGGTGCATTTTTCATGGTCCACCGTCGGCACTTCAGCTTTAAAAAACCCTATCTTCTTTTGGG carries:
- a CDS encoding 4Fe-4S binding protein; translated protein: MSKKAVINSKKCDQSPFCPVKRVCPVNAVTQKKIGFFKAEVPTVDHEKCTGCGACIKVCPMNAVRMA